A stretch of Vespa velutina chromosome 8, iVesVel2.1, whole genome shotgun sequence DNA encodes these proteins:
- the LOC124950854 gene encoding probable glucosamine 6-phosphate N-acetyltransferase: MNLQQDVYRAEGGIELFNKNILERLTLPHVEGLLLRPLRSTDYDKGFLELLAQLTEVGKVNKEQFLNKFQSMKNTGIYYIIVIEDTHSTKVIGSATLISEQKFIHNCALRGRLEDVVVNNNYRGKHLGKLLINVILQLARYLHCYKISLDCRDNLIPFYESLGFKREPNNANSLNIRFSNESTTEQSHL; the protein is encoded by the exons atgaatttacaaCAG GATGTCTATCGTGCAGAAGGAGGAATTGAActgttcaataaaaatatattggaacGATTAACATTACCACATGTTGAAGGTTTGCTGTTACGACCTCTTAGATCTACTGATTATGATAAAG GATTTTTAGAACTTTTGGCACAATTAACAGAAGtaggaaaagtaaataaagaacAGTTTCTAA ACAAGTTCCAAAGTATGAAAAATACAGGAATTTATTACATCATTGTTATAGAAGATACACATAGTACTAAGGTAATTGGAAGTGCCACTTTGATATCAGAACAAAAGTTTATTCATAACTGTGCATTG CGTGGACGTTTGGAAGATGTGGtcgtgaataataattatagaggTAAACATTTGGGTAAATtacttattaatgttattttgcAACTGGCCCGCTATTTacattgttataaaatatctttggaTTGCCGAGATAATCTCATACCATTCTATGAAAGTTTAGGTTTTAAAAGAGAACCTAATAATGCGAACAGTCTTAATATAAGATTCTCAAATGAAAGTACTACTGAACAATCTCATTTGTGA
- the LOC124950923 gene encoding N-terminal kinase-like protein isoform X3 yields the protein MWSFFARDPTKDFPYEIGEPVPGLENKSIWTLHKAKRKRALNFLNNDGNLRHNNVNLWAVFVNEESGEWKLGGVEYMTAVDTLYTKLPSNFEVYQPPEIKENAKPATKCSIDMWGLGCLIWETFNGPLNTLTQLKNISKIPKQLAAVYQELTGNNAEGRPNPADVIARCRSNGGFFKNNLVDALLFLEEIQMKERGEKGRFFSQLAGQLNSFPKGVGRYKILPQLLAAFEFGDAGSAVLPPLLQLGSQLPDSEYQRRVVPCVVKLFASNVRATRLRLLQQLDRYIDHLQPATVNEAIFPQVARGFLDMNPAIREQTIKSVVHLAPKLDYNNLNVETLRYFAKLQSKDEMGGIRTNTTVCLGKIAQHLHPQIRQKVLIGAFIRGTRDSFPPARTASILALAATQQYFLLQEVANRILPALCPLTTDVDKEVRDNAFRTIRGFLSKLERVSEDPGLRESMEADVNTATPSLSNAAATWAGWAVAAVTAKFYRSQSDTPKSSNSHNTSRILLNKPASLEQASSSQSSASTTATTSSTTSMTSLDHDHEHDIPNTTNTNSDCDWDCWDADNWGDMEQQPSTSVPSNSATNISISSHSPKAHDQWTSLEEEPEEEAVQGIEDKNEGVEVGWEDSEFQPLEDIQPIEEIGIPSGNNKFEEAKRKRDERKLARQRQMEAKRAIKLRTNTINKKL from the exons atgtggTCTTTTTTTGCGAGAGACCCTACAAAGGATTTTCCATATGAGATTGGAGAACCTGTTCCAggtttagaaaataaaagtatttggACGTTACATAAAGCTAAaagaaag AGGGCAttgaatttcttaaataaCGATGGTAATTTACGACACAACAATGTCAATTTGTGGGCTGTATTTGTAAATGAGGAAAGTGGTGAATGGAAACTTGGAGGAGTTGAATATATGACTGCTGTggatacattatatacaaaattgcCTTCAAATTTTGAAGTATATCAACCAccagaaattaaagaaaatgcaaAGCCAGCTACTAAATG ctCAATTGACATGTGGGGACTTGGCTGCCTGATCTGGGAAACATTTAATGGTCCACTTAATACCCTTACTCaacttaaaaatattagtaaa aTACCGAAACAGTTAGCAGCTGTATATCAGGAACTAACAGGCAACAATGCAGAAGGAAGACCAAATCCTGCAGATGTGATAGCACGCTGTCGTAGCAATGGAGgatttttcaaaaacaatCTTGTTGATgcacttttatttttagaagaaattcagatgaaagagagaggagaaaagggaCGTTTTTTTTCACAACTTGCTGgtcaattaaattcatttccgAAAGGTGTTGGAAGATATAAGATTTTACCACAATTACTAGCTGCTTTTGAATTCGGAGATGCTGGGAGTGCAGTATTGCCTCCTTTATTGCAATTAGGTAGTCAGTTACCTGATTCTGAATATCAACGTCGTGTAGTACCTTGTGTTGTGAAATTATTCGCATCCAATGTTCGAGCAACTAGACTACGATTACTACAGCaattagatagatatatagatcatCTCCAACCAGCAACTGTAAATGAAGCAATTTTCCCGCAG GTAGCACGAGGCTTTTTAGATATGAATCCAGCAATTAGAGAACAAACTATAAAATCGGTTGTGCATTTAGCTCCTAAATTAGATTATAACAATCTTAATGTTGAAACATTAAGGTATTTTGCAAAACTTCAATCAAAGGATGAAATGGGTGGTATTCGTACAAATACAACTGTTTGTCTTGGAAAAATTGCTCAACATCTCCATCCACAGATAAGACAGAAg gtcTTAATAGGGGCATTTATAAGAGGTACACGTGATTCATTTCCACCTGCTAGGACTGCAAGTATTCTAGCTTTAGCAGCAACACAACAATACTTCCTATTGCAAGAAGTAGCAAATCGGATTTTACCTGCTTTATGTCCACTTACTACAGATGTTGATAAAGAAGTGAGGGATAATGCATTTCGAACTATACGTGGATTCTTATCTAAGCTTGAAAGAGTTTCAGAAGATCCAGGACTTCGCGAATCAATGg AGGCTGATGTAAATACTGCTACACCTAGTTTGAGTAATGCTGCAGCAACATGGGCTGGATGGGCTGTAGCTGCAGTTACTGCAAAATTTTACCGTAGTCAATCGGATACACCAAAATCATCAAACTCTCATAATACAtctagaattttattaaataaacctGCTTCTCTAG AACAAGCCAGCAGTTCACAAAGTAGTGCAAGTACAACTGCTACAACAAGTAGTACAACAAGTATGACATCTCTTGATCATGATCATGAACATGATATTCCTAACACTACAAATACAAATTCTGACTGTGATTGGGACTGTTGGGATGCTGATAATTGGGGTGACATGGAGCAACAGCCTTCAACATCTGTTCCATCTAATTCAGCTactaatatttcaatatcttcTCATTCTCCCAAAGCCCATGATCAATGGACAAGTCTTGAAGAAGAACCA gaagaagaagcagtACAGGGAATAGAGGATAAAAATGAAGGAGTTGAAGTAGGTTGGGAAGATTCTGAATTTCAACCACTTGAAGATATACAGCCTATAGAAGAGATAG GTATACCTAGTGGAAACAATAAATTTGAAGAggctaaaagaaaaagagatgaacgGAAATTAGCTAGACAAAGACAAATGGAAGCAAAGAGAGCTATAAAATTAAGAactaatacaattaataaaaaactttaa
- the LOC124950923 gene encoding N-terminal kinase-like protein isoform X2 — MVYLVTERVEPLQNRLSRKLDSEDVIKIDLYFSWGIFQVTRALNFLNNDGNLRHNNVNLWAVFVNEESGEWKLGGVEYMTAVDTLYTKLPSNFEVYQPPEIKENAKPATKCSIDMWGLGCLIWETFNGPLNTLTQLKNISKIPKQLAAVYQELTGNNAEGRPNPADVIARCRSNGGFFKNNLVDALLFLEEIQMKERGEKGRFFSQLAGQLNSFPKGVGRYKILPQLLAAFEFGDAGSAVLPPLLQLGSQLPDSEYQRRVVPCVVKLFASNVRATRLRLLQQLDRYIDHLQPATVNEAIFPQVARGFLDMNPAIREQTIKSVVHLAPKLDYNNLNVETLRYFAKLQSKDEMGGIRTNTTVCLGKIAQHLHPQIRQKVLIGAFIRGTRDSFPPARTASILALAATQQYFLLQEVANRILPALCPLTTDVDKEVRDNAFRTIRGFLSKLERVSEDPGLRESMEADVNTATPSLSNAAATWAGWAVAAVTAKFYRSQSDTPKSSNSHNTSRILLNKPASLEQASSSQSSASTTATTSSTTSMTSLDHDHEHDIPNTTNTNSDCDWDCWDADNWGDMEQQPSTSVPSNSATNISISSHSPKAHDQWTSLEEEPEEEAVQGIEDKNEGVEVGWEDSEFQPLEDIQPIEEIGIPSGNNKFEEAKRKRDERKLARQRQMEAKRAIKLRTNTINKKL, encoded by the exons ATGGTTTATTTAGTGACTGAAAGAGTAGAACCATTACAGAATCGTCTTTCACGCAAATTAGATTCTGAAGATGTTATCAAAATAGATTTGTACTTTTCTTGGGGAATATTTCAAGTCACA AGGGCAttgaatttcttaaataaCGATGGTAATTTACGACACAACAATGTCAATTTGTGGGCTGTATTTGTAAATGAGGAAAGTGGTGAATGGAAACTTGGAGGAGTTGAATATATGACTGCTGTggatacattatatacaaaattgcCTTCAAATTTTGAAGTATATCAACCAccagaaattaaagaaaatgcaaAGCCAGCTACTAAATG ctCAATTGACATGTGGGGACTTGGCTGCCTGATCTGGGAAACATTTAATGGTCCACTTAATACCCTTACTCaacttaaaaatattagtaaa aTACCGAAACAGTTAGCAGCTGTATATCAGGAACTAACAGGCAACAATGCAGAAGGAAGACCAAATCCTGCAGATGTGATAGCACGCTGTCGTAGCAATGGAGgatttttcaaaaacaatCTTGTTGATgcacttttatttttagaagaaattcagatgaaagagagaggagaaaagggaCGTTTTTTTTCACAACTTGCTGgtcaattaaattcatttccgAAAGGTGTTGGAAGATATAAGATTTTACCACAATTACTAGCTGCTTTTGAATTCGGAGATGCTGGGAGTGCAGTATTGCCTCCTTTATTGCAATTAGGTAGTCAGTTACCTGATTCTGAATATCAACGTCGTGTAGTACCTTGTGTTGTGAAATTATTCGCATCCAATGTTCGAGCAACTAGACTACGATTACTACAGCaattagatagatatatagatcatCTCCAACCAGCAACTGTAAATGAAGCAATTTTCCCGCAG GTAGCACGAGGCTTTTTAGATATGAATCCAGCAATTAGAGAACAAACTATAAAATCGGTTGTGCATTTAGCTCCTAAATTAGATTATAACAATCTTAATGTTGAAACATTAAGGTATTTTGCAAAACTTCAATCAAAGGATGAAATGGGTGGTATTCGTACAAATACAACTGTTTGTCTTGGAAAAATTGCTCAACATCTCCATCCACAGATAAGACAGAAg gtcTTAATAGGGGCATTTATAAGAGGTACACGTGATTCATTTCCACCTGCTAGGACTGCAAGTATTCTAGCTTTAGCAGCAACACAACAATACTTCCTATTGCAAGAAGTAGCAAATCGGATTTTACCTGCTTTATGTCCACTTACTACAGATGTTGATAAAGAAGTGAGGGATAATGCATTTCGAACTATACGTGGATTCTTATCTAAGCTTGAAAGAGTTTCAGAAGATCCAGGACTTCGCGAATCAATGg AGGCTGATGTAAATACTGCTACACCTAGTTTGAGTAATGCTGCAGCAACATGGGCTGGATGGGCTGTAGCTGCAGTTACTGCAAAATTTTACCGTAGTCAATCGGATACACCAAAATCATCAAACTCTCATAATACAtctagaattttattaaataaacctGCTTCTCTAG AACAAGCCAGCAGTTCACAAAGTAGTGCAAGTACAACTGCTACAACAAGTAGTACAACAAGTATGACATCTCTTGATCATGATCATGAACATGATATTCCTAACACTACAAATACAAATTCTGACTGTGATTGGGACTGTTGGGATGCTGATAATTGGGGTGACATGGAGCAACAGCCTTCAACATCTGTTCCATCTAATTCAGCTactaatatttcaatatcttcTCATTCTCCCAAAGCCCATGATCAATGGACAAGTCTTGAAGAAGAACCA gaagaagaagcagtACAGGGAATAGAGGATAAAAATGAAGGAGTTGAAGTAGGTTGGGAAGATTCTGAATTTCAACCACTTGAAGATATACAGCCTATAGAAGAGATAG GTATACCTAGTGGAAACAATAAATTTGAAGAggctaaaagaaaaagagatgaacgGAAATTAGCTAGACAAAGACAAATGGAAGCAAAGAGAGCTATAAAATTAAGAactaatacaattaataaaaaactttaa
- the LOC124950855 gene encoding uncharacterized protein LOC124950855 — MADAPSKSRPMKYPYTTAAQIAQFPYRHYFKHSWLLKYWMIAIVISAPLFIKIQKLSYSEGNVKVWNEKRKKEFEGHGH, encoded by the exons ATGGCTGATGCACCATCTAAATCTCGTCCAATGAAATATCCATATACAACAGCTGCGCAAATAGCACAGTTTCCATATCGGCATTATTTTAAACATAGTTGGTTATTGAAATACTGGATGATTGCTATAGTTATCTCTGCaccattatttataaaaattcaaaaattat cCTACTCAGAAGGAAACGTTAAAGTAtggaacgaaaagagaaagaaagaatttgaaGGACATGGTcattaa
- the LOC124950923 gene encoding N-terminal kinase-like protein isoform X1 — MWSFFARDPTKDFPYEIGEPVPGLENKSIWTLHKAKRKGSTVGEDVSVFVFEVKNGGEHFLDIARTAVKRLKTLRHPSILAYFDSLETDKMVYLVTERVEPLQNRLSRKLDSEDVIKIDLYFSWGIFQVTRALNFLNNDGNLRHNNVNLWAVFVNEESGEWKLGGVEYMTAVDTLYTKLPSNFEVYQPPEIKENAKPATKCSIDMWGLGCLIWETFNGPLNTLTQLKNISKIPKQLAAVYQELTGNNAEGRPNPADVIARCRSNGGFFKNNLVDALLFLEEIQMKERGEKGRFFSQLAGQLNSFPKGVGRYKILPQLLAAFEFGDAGSAVLPPLLQLGSQLPDSEYQRRVVPCVVKLFASNVRATRLRLLQQLDRYIDHLQPATVNEAIFPQVARGFLDMNPAIREQTIKSVVHLAPKLDYNNLNVETLRYFAKLQSKDEMGGIRTNTTVCLGKIAQHLHPQIRQKVLIGAFIRGTRDSFPPARTASILALAATQQYFLLQEVANRILPALCPLTTDVDKEVRDNAFRTIRGFLSKLERVSEDPGLRESMEADVNTATPSLSNAAATWAGWAVAAVTAKFYRSQSDTPKSSNSHNTSRILLNKPASLEQASSSQSSASTTATTSSTTSMTSLDHDHEHDIPNTTNTNSDCDWDCWDADNWGDMEQQPSTSVPSNSATNISISSHSPKAHDQWTSLEEEPEEEAVQGIEDKNEGVEVGWEDSEFQPLEDIQPIEEIGIPSGNNKFEEAKRKRDERKLARQRQMEAKRAIKLRTNTINKKL, encoded by the exons atgtggTCTTTTTTTGCGAGAGACCCTACAAAGGATTTTCCATATGAGATTGGAGAACCTGTTCCAggtttagaaaataaaagtatttggACGTTACATAAAGCTAAaagaaag GGTTCTACTGTGGGAGAAGATGTATCCGTGTTCGTATTTGAAGTCAAAAATGGTGGAGAACATTTCTTGGATATTGCACGCACAGCAGTCAAAAGACTTAAAACACTCAGACATCCAAGTATACTTGCATATTTTGATAGTCTTGAG ACAGATAAAATGGTTTATTTAGTGACTGAAAGAGTAGAACCATTACAGAATCGTCTTTCACGCAAATTAGATTCTGAAGATGTTATCAAAATAGATTTGTACTTTTCTTGGGGAATATTTCAAGTCACA AGGGCAttgaatttcttaaataaCGATGGTAATTTACGACACAACAATGTCAATTTGTGGGCTGTATTTGTAAATGAGGAAAGTGGTGAATGGAAACTTGGAGGAGTTGAATATATGACTGCTGTggatacattatatacaaaattgcCTTCAAATTTTGAAGTATATCAACCAccagaaattaaagaaaatgcaaAGCCAGCTACTAAATG ctCAATTGACATGTGGGGACTTGGCTGCCTGATCTGGGAAACATTTAATGGTCCACTTAATACCCTTACTCaacttaaaaatattagtaaa aTACCGAAACAGTTAGCAGCTGTATATCAGGAACTAACAGGCAACAATGCAGAAGGAAGACCAAATCCTGCAGATGTGATAGCACGCTGTCGTAGCAATGGAGgatttttcaaaaacaatCTTGTTGATgcacttttatttttagaagaaattcagatgaaagagagaggagaaaagggaCGTTTTTTTTCACAACTTGCTGgtcaattaaattcatttccgAAAGGTGTTGGAAGATATAAGATTTTACCACAATTACTAGCTGCTTTTGAATTCGGAGATGCTGGGAGTGCAGTATTGCCTCCTTTATTGCAATTAGGTAGTCAGTTACCTGATTCTGAATATCAACGTCGTGTAGTACCTTGTGTTGTGAAATTATTCGCATCCAATGTTCGAGCAACTAGACTACGATTACTACAGCaattagatagatatatagatcatCTCCAACCAGCAACTGTAAATGAAGCAATTTTCCCGCAG GTAGCACGAGGCTTTTTAGATATGAATCCAGCAATTAGAGAACAAACTATAAAATCGGTTGTGCATTTAGCTCCTAAATTAGATTATAACAATCTTAATGTTGAAACATTAAGGTATTTTGCAAAACTTCAATCAAAGGATGAAATGGGTGGTATTCGTACAAATACAACTGTTTGTCTTGGAAAAATTGCTCAACATCTCCATCCACAGATAAGACAGAAg gtcTTAATAGGGGCATTTATAAGAGGTACACGTGATTCATTTCCACCTGCTAGGACTGCAAGTATTCTAGCTTTAGCAGCAACACAACAATACTTCCTATTGCAAGAAGTAGCAAATCGGATTTTACCTGCTTTATGTCCACTTACTACAGATGTTGATAAAGAAGTGAGGGATAATGCATTTCGAACTATACGTGGATTCTTATCTAAGCTTGAAAGAGTTTCAGAAGATCCAGGACTTCGCGAATCAATGg AGGCTGATGTAAATACTGCTACACCTAGTTTGAGTAATGCTGCAGCAACATGGGCTGGATGGGCTGTAGCTGCAGTTACTGCAAAATTTTACCGTAGTCAATCGGATACACCAAAATCATCAAACTCTCATAATACAtctagaattttattaaataaacctGCTTCTCTAG AACAAGCCAGCAGTTCACAAAGTAGTGCAAGTACAACTGCTACAACAAGTAGTACAACAAGTATGACATCTCTTGATCATGATCATGAACATGATATTCCTAACACTACAAATACAAATTCTGACTGTGATTGGGACTGTTGGGATGCTGATAATTGGGGTGACATGGAGCAACAGCCTTCAACATCTGTTCCATCTAATTCAGCTactaatatttcaatatcttcTCATTCTCCCAAAGCCCATGATCAATGGACAAGTCTTGAAGAAGAACCA gaagaagaagcagtACAGGGAATAGAGGATAAAAATGAAGGAGTTGAAGTAGGTTGGGAAGATTCTGAATTTCAACCACTTGAAGATATACAGCCTATAGAAGAGATAG GTATACCTAGTGGAAACAATAAATTTGAAGAggctaaaagaaaaagagatgaacgGAAATTAGCTAGACAAAGACAAATGGAAGCAAAGAGAGCTATAAAATTAAGAactaatacaattaataaaaaactttaa